A part of Microcoleus sp. bin38.metabat.b11b12b14.051 genomic DNA contains:
- a CDS encoding adenylate/guanylate cyclase domain-containing protein, whose translation MLEEQPSREQLLLEIERLRQQVEDLKEEKADLEILLETTAEHSDTVESELRYRALQAVREGEIKLAQFLEAIPVGVAVLDSQGKPYYINHAGQQLFGQGVLTLNKVEDLSEVYQIYVAGTDKIYPFENLPIVRALRGENATADDLEIHRSGNKIPLEIWGRPICEGGKVAFAIAVFQEITQRKQAETERQKLIKELFDSTKNLEKSLDAESELTDAYGRFVPHQFLFLLGYESIIDVNLGDQVQKEMSVLFADIRDFTTLSETMTPQENFNFINAYLSRMEPAIARNQGFIDKYIGDAIMALFGDGADDAVKAGIEMLNILTAYNEHRVTIGYIPIEIGIGINSGSLMLGTVGGDGRMDSTVISDAVNLASRIEGLTKDYGVPLLISQQTLERLRNPADYAIRIVDKVQVKGKSEYVIVYEVFDADPPDIRAAKLANLSVYTEAMLLCDRKQFREAGKLFEECLRTNPNDPVARIYLKRCRDWRSLLKGI comes from the coding sequence ATGCTGGAAGAACAACCATCTAGAGAACAGCTACTTTTAGAGATAGAAAGATTGCGCCAGCAAGTGGAAGACTTGAAGGAGGAAAAAGCGGATCTGGAAATCTTGCTGGAAACTACTGCGGAACATTCCGATACGGTGGAAAGCGAGCTGCGCTATCGGGCATTGCAGGCGGTGCGCGAAGGCGAAATCAAGCTGGCTCAATTTCTGGAAGCGATTCCCGTAGGCGTGGCCGTGCTCGATTCTCAAGGCAAACCTTACTACATCAATCACGCCGGACAGCAGTTGTTCGGTCAGGGTGTTTTAACGTTAAACAAAGTTGAGGATTTGTCAGAAGTTTATCAAATTTATGTCGCGGGAACTGATAAGATTTACCCTTTCGAGAATTTGCCGATCGTTCGAGCTTTGAGAGGCGAAAACGCGACTGCTGACGATCTAGAAATTCATCGTTCCGGTAATAAAATTCCTTTAGAAATTTGGGGAAGACCCATTTGTGAAGGCGGTAAAGTTGCTTTTGCGATCGCAGTTTTTCAAGAAATAACGCAACGCAAACAAGCTGAAACTGAGCGCCAAAAGCTGATTAAGGAACTATTCGATTCGACTAAAAATTTGGAAAAATCCCTGGATGCCGAATCTGAATTAACTGATGCTTACGGGCGATTTGTGCCACACCAATTTTTGTTCTTGCTGGGATATGAAAGTATTATAGATGTCAATTTGGGCGACCAGGTGCAGAAGGAAATGTCGGTGCTGTTTGCGGATATCCGCGATTTCACAACGCTTTCAGAAACTATGACGCCCCAAGAAAATTTTAATTTTATCAATGCTTATCTGTCGCGAATGGAGCCCGCTATTGCTAGAAATCAGGGGTTTATTGACAAATATATTGGCGATGCAATTATGGCTCTGTTTGGCGACGGTGCAGATGATGCAGTGAAAGCTGGTATTGAAATGTTAAATATCTTGACTGCTTACAACGAACACCGTGTAACTATTGGCTACATCCCGATTGAAATTGGCATTGGGATCAATTCTGGTTCTTTGATGCTGGGGACAGTGGGTGGCGATGGCCGGATGGACAGTACCGTGATTAGTGATGCTGTTAACTTGGCTTCTCGGATTGAAGGATTGACTAAAGATTACGGTGTACCTCTGTTAATTTCTCAGCAGACTTTGGAGCGGTTACGCAATCCGGCTGATTATGCTATTAGGATTGTCGATAAAGTACAGGTAAAAGGAAAATCTGAATATGTCATAGTCTATGAGGTGTTTGATGCCGATCCGCCGGATATTCGGGCGGCAAAGCTGGCAAATTTGTCTGTATATACTGAAGCTATGTTACTGTGCGATCGCAAACAGTTTCGAGAAGCGGGAAAATTGTTTGAAGAGTGTTTGCGGACAAATCCGAACGATCCCGTAGCTCGTATTTATCTAAAACGCTGTCGGGATTGGCGATCGCTCCTCAAGGGAATTTAG
- a CDS encoding cupin domain-containing protein: MNSMVAETADTIEKTDDRTQTRFWGKVTVIDAGDRYKINRIEVKPGHHIRTQMHYHRSEHWVVVSGTAKVICDDKETILMQKQSTYVPMNTAHRVENPGVIPLVMIEIQNGEYLGEDDIIRFPQDAEDED; this comes from the coding sequence ATCAACAGCATGGTGGCAGAAACAGCGGACACAATCGAAAAAACCGACGATCGCACGCAAACCCGGTTTTGGGGTAAAGTTACAGTCATAGACGCAGGCGATCGTTACAAGATCAATCGCATCGAAGTCAAACCGGGACACCACATCCGCACCCAAATGCACTATCACCGCAGCGAGCACTGGGTTGTCGTCTCCGGTACCGCTAAAGTAATCTGCGATGATAAAGAGACGATTCTCATGCAGAAACAGTCCACCTATGTGCCGATGAATACCGCTCACCGCGTGGAAAACCCCGGCGTCATTCCCCTAGTGATGATTGAAATCCAAAATGGCGAATACCTCGGAGAGGATGACATTATCCGTTTCCCGCAAGATGCTGAGGACGAAGATTGA
- a CDS encoding ABC transporter substrate-binding protein has translation MGINKWQSRISIKPSAIKIIALFCLCCLLTASCGQSASRSPNSPNSPNNDRITIGTTLKLRTIDPADAYETISGELLRNLGDTLYTYESGTTKLIPHLATAMPKVSKDGLTYTIPLRQGVIFHDDTPFNATAMEFSLQRFIKNGGRPSFLLGDAVESVKATGEYELTFQLKKPFAAFPSLLTFAGLCPISPKAYQIGDGKFKPDTFVGTGRYKLAKYGSDSLKFDAFDKYWGEKSVNKGIDILLLSSSSNLFNTFRTGAIDVAYLSLDADQVRSLDEGAKKGKWQEIAGESSTVSYMTLNMKSQPLDKLEVRQAIAAAMDRPLINDRVLRGQAQPLYSLIPTTFDVNKPVFKEMYGDANMTKAKELLTKAGYSAANPFVFQIWHPSGSTKRALVASTIKALAQLKMDGIMQVEVNSVESPTLFQNIEKGIYPAVLVDWYADFFDADNYIQPFLDCATGSAAGGCEKGASQGQGSFYYNDRVNQLIAKQRQEANPQTRKALFAEIQDILGQDVPFIPLWQDKDYTFAQNSITGVRLEPTQSFPFWFLKKQ, from the coding sequence ATGGGAATCAACAAGTGGCAGTCGAGAATATCTATAAAACCTTCAGCGATCAAAATTATAGCTCTGTTCTGCCTGTGCTGCTTGTTAACGGCAAGTTGCGGACAGTCCGCTTCTCGATCGCCCAATTCGCCCAATTCGCCCAACAACGATCGCATTACAATTGGCACAACATTGAAGTTGCGGACGATCGACCCTGCGGACGCTTACGAAACCATCTCAGGGGAACTGCTGCGAAATTTGGGCGACACTCTCTACACCTACGAGTCGGGAACGACAAAGTTAATTCCCCACTTGGCGACAGCAATGCCAAAAGTTAGCAAGGACGGATTGACATATACAATTCCCCTGCGTCAAGGCGTGATTTTTCACGACGACACACCGTTTAACGCCACAGCAATGGAATTTTCGTTGCAGCGGTTTATCAAAAATGGCGGCCGTCCGAGTTTCTTGTTGGGCGACGCAGTAGAATCGGTGAAAGCGACGGGCGAATACGAATTAACTTTTCAACTCAAAAAGCCTTTTGCTGCTTTTCCTTCCCTGCTGACATTTGCCGGTCTTTGTCCCATTTCTCCGAAAGCTTACCAGATTGGGGACGGTAAATTTAAACCGGATACCTTTGTAGGAACTGGACGCTACAAGTTGGCGAAGTACGGTAGCGATTCTCTGAAGTTTGACGCATTTGATAAGTATTGGGGGGAAAAATCAGTCAATAAAGGTATTGACATTTTGCTGCTTTCGAGTTCTTCAAATTTGTTTAATACTTTTCGGACTGGGGCGATCGATGTAGCTTATTTGTCTCTGGATGCGGATCAAGTTCGTAGCTTGGACGAGGGAGCGAAAAAAGGAAAATGGCAGGAAATCGCGGGGGAGAGCAGTACAGTTAGTTATATGACGCTGAACATGAAGTCTCAACCGCTGGATAAGTTGGAAGTCAGACAGGCGATCGCTGCGGCGATGGATCGGCCATTAATTAACGATCGCGTCCTCCGAGGACAAGCGCAGCCGCTGTACAGCCTGATTCCCACAACCTTCGACGTTAACAAGCCTGTATTTAAAGAAATGTACGGCGACGCCAACATGACCAAAGCCAAGGAATTGTTAACAAAAGCGGGATATTCGGCGGCTAATCCGTTTGTTTTCCAAATCTGGCATCCTTCTGGTTCCACGAAACGCGCTTTAGTGGCGAGCACGATCAAAGCTTTGGCGCAACTCAAAATGGACGGGATCATGCAGGTGGAAGTTAATAGCGTTGAATCTCCGACTTTGTTTCAGAATATAGAGAAGGGGATTTATCCTGCGGTGTTAGTGGATTGGTACGCTGACTTTTTCGACGCTGACAATTACATTCAGCCGTTTTTGGATTGTGCGACGGGTTCGGCGGCCGGCGGGTGCGAGAAGGGTGCCAGTCAGGGGCAGGGTTCGTTTTATTATAACGATCGGGTAAATCAACTGATTGCCAAGCAGCGCCAAGAAGCAAACCCTCAAACCCGCAAAGCTTTGTTTGCCGAAATTCAAGACATACTAGGTCAAGATGTACCTTTCATCCCCCTTTGGCAGGATAAGGACTATACTTTTGCTCAGAACAGCATCACGGGTGTCCGTCTAGAACCGACGCAATCCTTCCCCTTTTGGTTCCTGAAAAAGCAATAA
- the acnB gene encoding bifunctional aconitate hydratase 2/2-methylisocitrate dehydratase translates to MLESYRQHAADRAALGIPPLPLDAQQTSELCELLKNPPPGEESALIELLRDRVPPGVDSAAYVKAGFLTGIAKGEIHSPLIAPKWAVYLLGTMMGGYNVQSLIDLLNPTAEIAIPATAARALSKTLLVFDAFHDILALSDTNPYAKQVVDSWADAEWFTGRPELAEAITVTVFKVPGETNTDDLSPAPQATTRPDIPLHALAMLESKMPGSLETIAQLKQKGHPVAYVGDVVGTGSSRKSAINSVLWHIGNDIPFVPNKRNGGYILGSAIAPIFFNTAEDSGALPIECDVAQMETGMVITIHPYKGEITNEAGEIISTFTLKPDTILDEVRAGGRIPLLIGRTLTDKVREALGLEISQIFTRPTVPADTGKGFTLAQKMVGKACGLGGVRPGTSCEPLMTTVGSQDTTGPMTRDELKELACLGFSADLVIQSFCHTAAYPKPVDVKTHHELPDFMAQRAGIALRPGDGIIHSWLNRMLLPDTVGTGGDSHTRFPLGISFPAGSGLVAFAAALGVMPLDMPESVLVRFKGELQPGVTLRDVVNAIPYVAIQKGLLTVSKQNKKNVFSGRIMEIEGLPDLKVEQAFELTDASAERSCAGCTIKLSVETVSEYIRSNVALLKNMVARGYQDARTMMRRVAKMEEWLANPVLLEADADAEYVEIIEIDLNEITEPIVAAPNDPDNVKLLSAVAGDRVDEVFVGSCMTNIGHYRATAKVLEGSGEVKTRLWICPPTRMDEQQLKEEGYYSIFGAAGARTEMPGCSLCMGNQARVKDATTVFSTSTRNFNNRMGKDAQVYLGSAELAAVCSLLGRIPTVEEYHEIVAKKINPFAGDLYRYLNFDQIAGFEDEGRVIALEDMPRIEDILGIPEGVLSK, encoded by the coding sequence ATGCTTGAATCTTACCGCCAACACGCTGCCGATCGCGCCGCATTGGGAATTCCACCGCTGCCGCTAGACGCCCAGCAAACGTCAGAACTCTGCGAATTACTCAAAAATCCGCCGCCGGGGGAAGAATCCGCCTTAATCGAATTATTGCGCGATCGTGTACCACCGGGCGTAGATAGTGCCGCCTACGTCAAAGCAGGTTTTCTGACCGGCATCGCCAAAGGCGAAATCCACAGCCCCCTAATTGCTCCCAAATGGGCAGTTTACCTGCTGGGGACAATGATGGGCGGTTACAACGTCCAATCTTTAATCGATTTGCTCAATCCTACTGCTGAAATCGCTATCCCCGCCACGGCAGCCCGCGCCTTGAGCAAAACGCTGTTAGTATTTGACGCTTTCCACGACATTCTCGCCCTGTCGGATACTAATCCCTACGCCAAGCAAGTAGTCGATTCTTGGGCCGATGCTGAGTGGTTTACCGGTCGCCCCGAACTAGCGGAAGCAATTACGGTAACAGTCTTCAAAGTGCCAGGAGAAACCAATACCGATGACTTGTCTCCCGCACCTCAGGCTACCACGCGGCCGGACATTCCCCTGCACGCTTTGGCAATGCTCGAAAGCAAGATGCCCGGATCTCTGGAAACGATCGCCCAATTAAAGCAAAAAGGTCATCCCGTAGCCTACGTTGGCGATGTTGTCGGCACCGGTTCCTCGCGGAAATCGGCGATTAACTCGGTGCTGTGGCACATTGGTAACGATATTCCGTTTGTACCCAACAAGCGCAACGGCGGTTATATTCTCGGAAGTGCGATCGCCCCGATTTTCTTCAATACCGCTGAAGATTCCGGTGCATTGCCGATCGAATGCGATGTCGCCCAAATGGAAACCGGCATGGTAATCACCATCCATCCCTACAAAGGCGAAATCACCAACGAAGCCGGAGAAATCATCTCCACCTTCACCCTCAAACCCGACACAATTCTCGACGAAGTGCGCGCCGGCGGCCGGATTCCGCTCTTAATTGGACGCACTTTAACCGATAAAGTTCGCGAAGCTTTAGGACTAGAAATCAGCCAGATTTTCACCCGCCCAACAGTACCCGCCGATACCGGAAAAGGCTTCACTTTAGCCCAAAAAATGGTAGGGAAAGCTTGCGGTTTAGGTGGCGTTCGTCCCGGCACATCTTGCGAACCATTAATGACCACAGTCGGTTCCCAAGATACCACCGGGCCCATGACTCGCGACGAATTAAAAGAACTAGCTTGTTTGGGATTTAGCGCCGATTTGGTAATTCAAAGTTTCTGCCACACCGCCGCCTATCCGAAACCAGTTGATGTCAAAACTCACCACGAATTACCCGATTTCATGGCACAGCGGGCAGGTATAGCTTTGCGGCCGGGAGACGGCATTATTCACTCTTGGCTGAACCGGATGTTGTTGCCGGATACAGTCGGAACTGGTGGCGATTCTCACACTCGTTTTCCTTTAGGAATTTCCTTCCCTGCGGGTTCGGGATTAGTAGCATTTGCTGCTGCTTTGGGCGTCATGCCTTTGGATATGCCAGAATCGGTCTTAGTCAGATTTAAAGGTGAATTGCAACCCGGAGTAACGCTGCGGGATGTTGTGAATGCCATTCCCTACGTAGCAATTCAAAAAGGTTTGCTGACAGTCTCGAAACAGAATAAGAAAAACGTCTTTTCTGGGCGGATTATGGAGATTGAAGGTTTGCCCGATTTAAAGGTCGAGCAGGCTTTTGAATTGACCGATGCCTCCGCCGAGCGTTCTTGCGCCGGATGCACCATTAAATTGAGCGTAGAGACTGTTTCTGAGTACATTCGTTCTAATGTCGCGCTGCTAAAAAACATGGTCGCGCGGGGCTATCAAGATGCGCGCACGATGATGCGCCGGGTGGCGAAAATGGAGGAATGGCTGGCGAATCCGGTGTTGCTGGAAGCGGATGCTGATGCTGAGTACGTGGAAATCATCGAAATCGATCTCAACGAAATTACAGAACCCATTGTGGCTGCGCCGAATGACCCGGATAATGTGAAGCTGTTGAGTGCGGTTGCGGGCGATCGGGTAGACGAAGTATTTGTCGGTTCCTGCATGACAAATATCGGTCACTACCGCGCCACTGCGAAGGTATTGGAAGGTTCAGGAGAAGTGAAAACTCGCCTATGGATTTGTCCGCCCACTCGCATGGACGAACAGCAACTGAAAGAAGAAGGTTATTACAGCATTTTTGGAGCCGCTGGAGCGCGCACAGAAATGCCGGGATGCAGTCTTTGTATGGGAAATCAAGCGCGGGTTAAAGATGCCACAACTGTATTTTCAACTTCGACTCGCAACTTCAACAACCGCATGGGCAAAGATGCACAAGTTTATCTCGGTTCGGCGGAATTAGCGGCTGTTTGTTCGCTGTTAGGTCGCATTCCCACAGTCGAAGAATACCACGAGATTGTCGCGAAAAAAATCAATCCTTTTGCTGGGGATTTGTATCGATATTTGAATTTCGATCAAATTGCTGGATTTGAGGATGAAGGACGAGTGATTGCTTTGGAAGATATGCCTCGAATTGAGGATATTTTGGGTATTCCTGAAGGTGTGTTGAGCAAGTAA
- a CDS encoding pentapeptide repeat-containing protein has protein sequence MKFGILTTTGLLIAIGFASGVKAENVSHVKQLLETKNCTGCDLTGAQLSGMNLSGANLSGANLSGANLSGANLNEANLKQANLKQAKLPGASLIAAKMHGANLESADFTRANLSLAGLVIASLKNTNLTSANLVGANLESANLAGANLRNARQSVSNLANVSLRGGSLSGIDVQGVNLRDANLTGANLTGANLNGSDLTGANLKDANMANVDLKNAALP, from the coding sequence ATGAAATTTGGAATTTTAACAACAACAGGGCTGCTAATTGCGATCGGTTTTGCTTCAGGAGTCAAAGCAGAAAACGTATCACACGTCAAGCAGCTATTAGAAACTAAAAATTGTACTGGTTGTGACTTGACAGGAGCGCAGCTTTCTGGTATGAATCTCAGCGGTGCCAATTTGAGCGGTGCCAATTTGAGCGGTGCCAATTTGAGCGGTGCCAATTTGAACGAAGCAAATCTGAAACAAGCAAATCTGAAACAAGCTAAATTGCCAGGTGCGAGTCTAATTGCAGCTAAAATGCACGGAGCAAATTTGGAGAGTGCTGATTTTACTCGCGCTAACCTGAGTCTGGCGGGTTTAGTAATTGCTAGTTTGAAAAATACGAACCTCACCAGCGCTAATTTAGTGGGCGCTAATTTAGAAAGTGCTAATTTGGCAGGTGCCAACTTGAGAAATGCTCGCCAGTCTGTATCGAATCTAGCTAATGTCAGCCTGCGGGGCGGCAGTTTGTCGGGAATCGACGTGCAGGGGGTCAACTTGCGGGATGCTAATTTGACTGGTGCTAATTTGACTGGTGCTAATTTGAACGGTTCGGACTTGACTGGGGCTAATTTGAAAGATGCCAATATGGCAAATGTAGATTTGAAAAACGCAGCTTTGCCTTAG
- a CDS encoding DUF6272 family protein: MIQTFGDFIEQSPSAEYLIIGFSPSSLPLKQRWRNNGLSADFLADYLTTFFPGNEDEPSTINRQAEIKSAVSYIANELLENAMKFNDEASDYPIDIKLQLLSDGVIFSVANSISRSSIGKFQAYIEQLLTCDPSELYIQQLEKNAADESCSASGLGLLTMLNDYTAKLGWKFKTVQTDPEIIAVTTMVRLRV; the protein is encoded by the coding sequence ATGATTCAGACTTTCGGCGATTTTATCGAGCAGTCACCTAGCGCAGAATACTTGATAATTGGATTTTCTCCGAGTTCGTTACCCCTCAAGCAGCGGTGGCGGAACAACGGTTTGTCGGCTGATTTTCTGGCTGACTACTTGACGACTTTTTTCCCTGGAAACGAAGACGAACCCTCGACAATTAACAGACAAGCCGAAATTAAAAGTGCTGTTAGCTACATTGCTAACGAGTTATTAGAGAATGCGATGAAGTTTAATGATGAAGCTTCGGATTACCCGATCGACATTAAACTGCAATTACTGAGCGATGGAGTAATTTTTTCAGTTGCTAATAGCATTTCTCGGTCATCTATCGGCAAGTTTCAGGCTTACATTGAGCAGTTGCTGACCTGCGACCCTAGCGAGCTGTACATTCAGCAGTTGGAAAAAAATGCTGCTGACGAAAGTTGTAGCGCTTCTGGATTGGGCTTGCTGACGATGCTCAACGATTATACAGCCAAACTAGGCTGGAAGTTCAAAACCGTGCAAACAGATCCGGAAATTATTGCGGTGACAACTATGGTGCGATTGAGAGTATAG
- a CDS encoding SpoIIE family protein phosphatase has product MNKKSLGIHLMNRLTYPQKFILIGFLFAMPLTLVMYLLISEINTRVDFAQKEIYGNQYLRPLRQLRQYIPQLQLLNYQGLNLNSNNVDYSKNLEAKIDAEFQALANTDRQLGITLISQNQFNSIYQKWQDFQLRRNQWSLETYDVVYNKLGLDIDRLSAHIGDTSNLILDPDLDTYYLMDATLLKLPQMQKILSEIRLISGKSSLRSDATPDERAKLITLAGKLREFNQDLAINMEVGFSNNPQGNLRPKLSQHLTQFNSVVEQLTGQLDKLIDPTAVVEYYAYLDGSQRVLNSSFELWDKSVNELDFLLQKRIDSFVARKRIIAVFVLIILVLVIYLFWSFYRSVMQTVFVLDEASKKMASGNLDHKIILDNRDELGQVVGAFNNIADALVGANQEITVLNDRLKAENMRMSAELDVTRKIQQMLLPKDRELKEVVGLDIAGFMEAADEVGGDYYDVLQHEGRVKIGIGDVTGHGLESGVLMIMVQTAVRTLLAYNEPDAVKFLTAINSAIYDNVQRMKCDKNASLALLDYHEGMLKLSGQHEEMIVVRSNGSVERFDTIDLGFPIGLDADIAEFVAETVVQLHSGDVVVLYTDGITEAENMEQVLYGLDRLIEVIQINWQGTAAEIRQGVIEDVRSHIGEQKVFDDITLLVLKQK; this is encoded by the coding sequence ATGAACAAAAAATCCCTCGGAATCCATTTAATGAATCGACTGACGTATCCTCAAAAGTTTATCTTGATCGGTTTTCTATTTGCCATGCCGTTAACTTTGGTCATGTACCTGCTGATTTCCGAAATAAACACCAGGGTAGATTTTGCCCAAAAAGAAATCTACGGCAATCAATACCTGCGCCCGCTGCGCCAGTTGAGGCAATACATACCACAACTTCAATTATTAAATTATCAGGGCTTAAATTTAAATTCAAACAATGTAGATTATAGCAAAAATTTAGAAGCTAAGATCGACGCTGAATTTCAAGCCCTGGCCAATACGGATCGCCAGTTAGGAATAACTCTAATTTCCCAGAATCAATTTAATAGTATTTATCAGAAATGGCAAGATTTTCAACTCCGTCGCAACCAGTGGAGTCTAGAAACTTACGATGTTGTCTATAATAAACTAGGATTAGATATTGATAGATTGAGCGCTCACATCGGCGATACTTCCAATCTAATATTAGACCCCGATTTAGATACCTATTATTTGATGGATGCTACTTTGCTGAAGCTTCCACAAATGCAAAAAATCTTGTCAGAGATTAGGCTAATTTCTGGCAAAAGTAGTTTGCGTTCCGATGCCACACCTGATGAAAGAGCCAAACTGATTACTTTAGCGGGGAAATTGAGAGAATTCAATCAGGATTTAGCAATCAATATGGAGGTAGGATTTAGCAATAATCCTCAGGGCAACCTGCGACCGAAATTAAGCCAGCATTTAACTCAATTCAACTCCGTAGTTGAGCAACTAACCGGGCAACTAGATAAACTAATTGATCCCACAGCAGTAGTGGAATATTACGCCTATCTCGATGGCAGCCAGCGAGTTCTCAACTCAAGTTTTGAACTGTGGGACAAAAGTGTCAATGAGTTAGACTTTCTCCTGCAAAAACGAATTGATAGTTTTGTTGCTAGAAAACGCATAATTGCTGTTTTTGTGTTAATAATATTGGTGCTAGTGATTTATTTATTTTGGTCTTTTTATCGGTCAGTTATGCAAACTGTTTTTGTGCTTGATGAAGCGTCAAAAAAAATGGCAAGTGGCAATCTAGACCATAAAATTATTTTGGATAATAGAGATGAACTCGGGCAAGTTGTAGGTGCGTTCAACAATATTGCCGATGCCTTGGTTGGTGCAAACCAAGAAATTACGGTTCTCAACGATCGCCTAAAAGCCGAAAATATGCGGATGAGTGCCGAACTAGATGTCACTCGCAAGATTCAGCAGATGCTGCTACCGAAAGATCGGGAACTGAAGGAAGTTGTAGGCTTAGATATTGCGGGATTTATGGAGGCTGCTGATGAAGTAGGCGGTGACTATTACGACGTACTCCAGCACGAAGGTAGAGTAAAAATTGGGATTGGCGATGTGACGGGACACGGATTGGAAAGTGGCGTTTTAATGATTATGGTTCAAACGGCTGTCCGAACTTTGCTCGCTTACAACGAACCCGATGCGGTGAAATTTTTAACCGCTATTAACAGTGCAATTTATGATAATGTGCAGCGGATGAAATGCGATAAAAATGCCAGCCTTGCTTTGCTAGATTATCACGAGGGTATGCTGAAGTTGAGCGGCCAGCACGAAGAAATGATTGTGGTGCGTTCTAACGGTTCTGTCGAGCGGTTTGATACGATCGATTTGGGTTTCCCGATCGGGCTGGATGCAGATATTGCTGAATTTGTTGCTGAAACCGTTGTGCAGTTGCATTCGGGAGATGTGGTAGTGTTGTACACTGACGGGATTACGGAAGCTGAAAATATGGAGCAAGTGCTTTACGGGTTAGATAGGTTAATTGAGGTAATACAGATTAATTGGCAGGGAACTGCGGCAGAAATTAGGCAGGGTGTAATTGAGGACGTGCGATCGCACATTGGCGAACAAAAAGTTTTTGATGACATCACATTGCTGGTACTCAAACAAAAATAG